GCCGCAAAACGGGCAAGCGGGACCGTCAGGTCAAACCGCATCCCGACATCCCGTCCACCGTTGTCTTGGAAGCGATAAATTTGGCGGTCGGTTTCGTCGCTGCCCTTACCCGAAAGGATCTCCAGATATTCCAACACCGGCGTATCGATCGGGGCGAAACCGAACGATCGAAACACTTCACGAGCCGTCTGCATCATCTGCTCGCGAGGCATCATGACGGCGGGCAAATAGTCGCGGAAGCCCTTCAGTGTGCGAGGTTGAATCAACGACATGCCGGCAAATGACTTTCAAAAAACGTTTGGTCGGTAAAGATTGCCAGTCAGAACGCTGGCTTAACAGCCTGTTGAAAAAGGCTGTTAGGCAATCGGCAAACCGGATGGTTTCCGGCTTCGCAACGAGTGTTCCGGTTTTCGATCGGGTTCCGGGAACTGGGGGCCGAACAGGGCGTCGGCGTACTCGTCGATTTGCTCGGGACTCTCAAAGTACTTTTCGTAACACCAATCGTCTTCGAACTCGCATTCCGCCGTCGTGTAATCACGGCAAATTTGAGGTCGAGTTTCGTAGATGCCACACATATAGTCGTCGCGAAGGTGCTTGCAGGTCGTGTGGACCAACAAATACCACGTCGTGTCTTCCACAAACAAAGTCGCCCGATCGTGCAACAGGTACCATCGCATGAAATCGTAGTCGCGGCGGACTTCCGGTTCGTCGATGCCCAACGCAAAGTAGTGACAGCACTTGGCGGTGCAATGTTCACAAAGATTTGCAGCTTCGGGATAATCGCTGCGGCGACGCTTGGCGGGTAGAGAGACGACGGACATGTTGGCATCCAAGGCGGTGGTCGACGGCCCAGATCGCGGGCCAAGGTTGCCGAAACGGTAACAAAGCCTGCCCGGGGTCGGCAAGTCGGGCGAGTCATAGAATACTGTGTCGACAGGGCTGGTCGAGTGACGGAGCCCATTTTGTCTCATCGGGAGTCGCGAATCGTGGAAGTCGTCATCACCGCCCTGGGGCCCGACAACGTCGGCCTCGCCGACCCCATCATTCACCACGTCACCGGTCGCGGCGCACGGATCGCTGAGATCCAGATGTATGACCACGACGAAGCCCACCTGTTCGCAATGATCTGTCGCATCGATATTCCCACCGCAGAATACGAACCGTTGGTGGATGCGATGCGTCAAATCGGCGATCACACTCGATTGGCGATCCGCGTGTGGAGTAGCCAGCGTCGACCCGGCCGAAAGCCGCGACTGGCGATCTGTGGCACATTCGTCGAACACACGCCTCGTGCGATGCTAGAAGCCATCGCCGACGGCACCATCGACGGCGAAGCCGCCGTGTTGATTTCGAACCGAAAGAAGCTGGCTGGCTTGGCGGCTGAGTTTGACGTTCCGTATCGGATGATTGGAAATGAACAGGGCGCCGCCGACGACGCGAAAATGGTTCAGGCGTTAGACGATTTCGACGTCGACTATGTCGTACTGGCTCGCTACATGCGCGTCTTGCCTCCATCGACGTGTTGGCAGTTCGCCGGTGGACGCATCGTCAACTTGCACCATGGATTGCTGCCCGGGTTTCCCGGCTTCCGTCCCTATCATGATGCCTACGCCGCCCGCATGTTAACGTTCGGCGCGACGTGCCACTTCATCATTCCCGAACTGGATGCCGGCAACCAAACCATCAACCAACGCACGTTTTCGGTGTCACCGGGTACGCCCATCGACGACATCATCGCACGCGGCGAACGAGAAAACGAACCGGAGTGCTTGGTCGAAGGTGTTCGTCGCGTGATCGACCGCGAAGTCGACTTACACTTTCATCGCGTTGTGGCCCGAACCACGAAACGGAGCGATTGAGTCCCAGGGCTGATCGGTTTTAAATTTTGGGCAACGATCGTCGTGGATCACTCCGCCGTTCCAATGCCTGGAACACGTTGGATTGCGGAGCAAGCCAAGACGATTCGAACTACCCAGTTTCAAAAACTGATTTGCCCTGACTGAGCCCCGTGCTTAGTTGAATCCGAGCTTGCGATCGGTCAAAGTGGGGGTCACGACGGGATCAACAGTTTGCTTTCGCTTGCCAGCGTTCGTTCGGAGACGCCCATGAAACCTTCTGAGAATGCAGCCAAAGTCACCGAAGCGGCGCCATCTTTGCAGCGTCAGACTTGGCAAGTTGGTTTGTTGGTCGTCGCGATCACGGTGCTGTCGAATCTTCCGTACAAGTACGCGAACTCGGCAAACAGCGGCTATGCGGCGATCGAGTCGGTTGTCGACTTTCCGATTCAAATGCCCCCAGTACCAAGGATGGCCGGTTGGCCATTCCGATATCTGATTCAGTACCCATCCGACGATGCGTACGCGAACCGTTCACCCGTTTCCCGATTTGCCGTCGTCCCCCTGGCAATGAATCTTGGGTTGGCGTTGTTGGTCGCTATCACATTGGCGGTGTATTCCCGTCGTCGGTCGAACCGGGGCCAGACCGGAGTTCGCACGTTGTCCATCGGCGACCTGCTGGTCTTGACGACGTTTTTGGCCATCGGCTTTGCGTGGTGGCAACACCTGGGCAGTCTCGCCAAACGCGATGCCGACCTGCAACAACGGATCCGCTCTGCTGGTGGCGGTGTTGCCGTCTCGGCATGGGTTCCTCAATTTCTTGCCGAACGGATCCCGTCATCGCTGCGAGATCGCCTCGTTCGAATTCACAGCGTCAGAATCGAGCATCCCAAGATCGACTTACTTCAGTCGATTTTCGAACTCAATGAATTGCAAGTGGTCCGTGTCGGAGGCAACGAGTTCGACGAGTCGCAACTGCATTCCCTTGGCAGCAACCCTCATATCTTCGACCTACGCGTCGCCGGTCGTCCGCTCGACGCCGGCACGATCGAGATGATTCAAAGCCTGCCGAATTTGCGGACACTGAACTTGATGCGGACGAGTGTCGATGCTCAGGACATCCAGGGACTGACCGGCATCGAACGATTGAATCTGATCCATAGCGATGTTCGGCCCTCCGAAATCGAAAGACCCGAGTGGTCTCGATCGCTGGTCGAACTGCGAATCGGACATCCCGGCCCGGGCGGCGAGCCGGAATCGCTGCTGCTATCGGATTGGCCGCGATTGAAGACGCTGGCCGTTGAGGAGTTCGATACGCTCGCCAATTCGGATGCGATGACTGTTCGTTTGCAACGGATGCCGATGCTAGAAGAAGTCCGCTTGGACACGTTCCAAAAATTTGCGTTGGAACTCGGCGATCTCCCCAAACTGACAAAGCTTTCCGACAGTCAGATTCAATGGGAAGCCCGCGTCCCTCGCGGTGGCAAATCGCCGGGACAGATTTGGTGCAGTACGATCGAGATCCGTAACGCGCCGGAATTTGAAGAATTGTATTTTTTCATGCCGGATATGGAACGGTTGATCCTACGGGAGACCCCCAAATTTAAAGGCGCATTCGTTGGCGCTTATTACAAGACTTATAGAAACCAACCCTACGAAACAAACATCAAACCCGCGGCCATCCAGGCAGTCTTGGAAGGATTGGGGGCAAGCGACGGTCCCGAGCTTATCGACTTGGACGCTGTGCCGCTGGCAAACGCCGACCTGTCGCCGCTGGCAAAGAACGCCCGCATCCGTGATCTTCGTTTGTCCCAAACCGGAACCACACTGAAGCAGTGGAAATCTCTTGAAGACCTAACCGAATTGGTTCGCCTGGACCTGCACGAATCGCAAAGCGACGAAAAAGCCCTCGGCTGGATTCTCGATACGTTTCCGAAACTCCAGCATCTAAGTATTTCGCCAAAAAATGATGACAACTTTTTCATGCGATCGAACGAGACGACACTTGAAATCGTTGACCATGCCAGCATTCGCGAACTGGATCTAAAACCGTTTTCGACCGAGATTTTTGGCGATGTTCGTATATTCAATTCGCCGTCATTGTCGATCGCACTTTCGCTCGGCTATGTCCGAAAACTGGAAATTATCGGTGCGAATTCGATCGCGGGATTGTCATTGCAAAGCCCGTTTCCCGAGAACGCGACGATCGAGCGACTGGATTCGGCAAATTTTTTCGCCGTCGGCGGACCGGGCGTGACGGACAAAACCACAGAGGCGATTGAGGGTTGCAAGACGATGGACACGCTGACGCTGGCCTACCCGAACCTTTCGACCGAGGCGATCGAACGACTACCAATCGGTCCGACAACATCGTCGCTGAGCTTGCCCGGCACGTTGGTCACGGACGAAATCGCATTGAAGTGGCCGAAACTTCCCTTCGTAAAACACTTGGATTTTCGAGACACAGCCATCACCGAAAAGACAATCAATCATTTGTGCAGCGGTGGCATACCGTATCGAATGGTCCTCGATCGCACAAAAGTGGATGTGAGCGACATCTCAAAATCAATGGACTTTTCTCAATTGAAGGCACTCTCGCTGGCGAACGTCAACATCGGCGGCGAAACGATGAAGCGGATCCTCAAAGACGCTTCCCTAGAGTACTTGAACCTTTCCGGCAACACGCTCGACGACGATCTGTTGTCGGCTCTGATCGCCAGCGCCGGGAGACTTGAAATTTTGGTGATGCGTGACTGCACCGTCGATGAAAAGAAGTTCACCGAACTGGCCAATCAAACTCGCATCGTATTCGACATCGATGGCACTGATTTTCCAACCGCGTTGATGACGCGACTTTTGTCGTCCCAGCGAATCGTCGAAGTCGAGCAGTGGCAGATGCAAAAGGCAATCACTCAACAGCAACAGTCCGGTCAATCCATGCAATGGTTTCGATTCGGTGCTGCACCAACGGATGCGTTGATCGACATCGACCGATTCGCCGACCTATACAACCAAGTCTCTGCACCGGAGCCCCTATGATCACTCCGAAAATGTTGACACGGATGCTGCTAGCTGCAACCGGATTCATCGCAGTGACCGGTTGCGGCGATCCGATTTACGACTCCAATCCGTGGCGTCCATCGTCCACGGCCTTGGCAACAAATACTTCCGAAGTCGACGCGAGCTCGGAAAAGTACCAGTGGCCATTGGTGGGCACTGGGTACGTGATCGCGAAGCCCGTTCCAATGGCTTACGTGACGGCCTTCGACGAAAAACTGCAGGTGCCGGATCGGACAACCGCCGAAACCGTCCCTTGGTCCAGCGAAGGACTTTCCGATCAAGCCAAGCGTTATCTGGAGGATGCCTTTGCGACCCACTCTTCCGAATTCACACCCACTGTGACGTTGGATCCGAAAAGCTTTGTGGGGCCACAAGCGTTCGATGTTTCCGTCGACGGGACACGAATGATCGTGATCGACGATCAAGGTCTGGCGATGTATCGGACCGACGACGGAAAGTTGCTGGGGCACCGTGACTTGCCGCCAGCGTTCCAAAGCGGCGCCAACGCCGCCAAAGCAATCCGGTTCTGTGGTACCAGCAAGGACATGCTAGTAGCGTCGGATGCGTTGATCGTTCGGATCAGCAGCAAAGACGGCTCGGAAATCGGCCGCTGCGACGGAATTGGCGAGCCCATTATTCATTGGCAGGTCACCGACGATGACGAATCCATGATGATGCTGGGCGAGTCCGGGAAAATGCACGGCGGTGATCCGCAATTGACGTCGGTCGAAGCCTACCACGTCGGTCAACGCATCACGTTGCGGGCAGCCTCGCTCAGCCCCGACGGCAAACGCATCGCGACCGTCGTCGATTCGAAACCGCGCATCTATTTGTTGAAGAACCATCGCATCGTCGATCAAATCGATCCGCCCAAAAACGTGCAACTGGATCCGAACATCTCGATCGCCTGTGGGCACAACAGCGACGCTTGGTCCGATGGCGACGGAATCGCGTATCATGTGACCGACCGTGACGAACCGGACAATCTTTATGCTTATCGAATGAATTGGAAACCGATTCAAATTTCGATGATGAAACAAGCTGACGACTATTTCAGCCCGCTGATTTGCGTGGCACATCGAATTGTTGACGGTCGCAAGCAAGTCATTCTGTTCAGCCACTATGCATATGGTCGCGGCCACTCCCTGCCCATCGTGTTGCCCGAAGTGCCGATCCGGTTTTCCCACAGCCGCGCCGGCGACGTCGTTGCCGTCTGTGACGGTCGAGGCATCTCGGTTGGTCCACGACATCCGTTTGCCCCCACCTCGCCAATTTTCACGAAACAATTGGTGGTCAAATCGATGAACGATGCCGATTTCGATTCAATCGATCGGATGATGGCGATCATCAAAACTCAGTCGCGATTTTGCTTTCGTCGCACGCCGGAAGAACTCCGCAGTGCCCTGATCGATGCCATCGCGAATCGCTGGAACGCGTCCGAGGGAAGCGACGAAGAGGCCGCGAAAGAAGAATTGGTCCGATTCCAAAAGTGGCTCGACGACGGCAGCGAGACGGCGATCGCCGCGAATGGACTTCGCTTGTATCGCCTGGCTTGGCAAGAACGACAGAAGACCGAATCTGGCCGCGGCGGCCAGTCGAACTGGGACAGTTACAAGCAGAAGTGTGTCGAGGCGCGTGACGCGCTGAAAAAAATCTGCGACGGCCCGTCCCCACCCCTTCAAGCGCTCGATACGCTGATTCAGACCACCCTGGAAACCAATGGCAAACTCGAGGACGTGGATGTCTATTGCGAAAAGGCATGCCGACTCTATCCGGGCGAGGCGACGCCTCATCGTGCGCTCAGCTTCAAGCTCTTACCGCAATGGTTCGGTGAACCGGGTACGGCACTTAGTTTGGCGCCCGCGGTTGCAAATCTTCATGAACGGCCCGTGTCGGATCTGCTGTACACGAAACTGACGGCGTATTTGGTTTTCAACATACAGAGCGGCGATCCTGCGTCATGGCGTTCTTATGATCCCATCCGCATCTCGCGTGGAATCGACGAATGGATCCGCTGTAACGAACTCGCCAGTGACGATCTTTGGAATCTTTGGCTGTACCTAGTCTTCAATCACAGTGATCCTGAGACGGCAAACCGACTGCTGAACTACTTGTTAGAAACCGATTCAGCTCCACCGAGCCAGTACACGGGCGCTCGGTTTGCGCAGCATCTAAGCACGATTGATGCCGCCGTAACAGCAGCCCACCAGACGGCGAAGTGACCGAAATCAGCCTGTGTTCGCTTTGCTTGGCGTCCGTTCGCTTGACTGCTATTTGGATGATTGCTGTTTAGGTTCCCGGGGCCTCGGCGGCTTTTTCTTCGGCCGAACTGGCCTTCAAGTAGCGTGGCACCAAGATCATTGGGTCGGTGAAATCCCCCCTGGCTGCGGCCAGATTCCCCAGGATTCCGACACCGATCGCGTCGCATGTCCCTTCGAGTCGGCGATCTTCGGCATCGCCGAATGGCTTGGCGTCACCCGCAAGCGCCAACGGCGTATTATCCGAACCGACCGCAGTGGGCAGGTCGGATCGGAACTCCGACAAGCTGCGGACGCCAACACAGTCTGGGATCGCCGACCAATCGTTCAGATCGCTAGTCGCAGATGGCAGCAGCATTCTCCTCGTGAATCGGCCCTCGAAAACCTGGCCGCGAAACGCATCGAGGGCGACCAAAACTTCTCCCAACTCCGGGTCCGCGTGAAATCGGGCAGCGGCGATCGCGGCGAGTGAATCAACGGAAACCAGCGGAATCCCCAGCGCGTAGCACAGCGATTTTGCCGTCGTTACGCCGATTCTTAAGCCCGTAAACGAGCCCGGGCCAGATGCGACGGAAACAAAATCGATGCTCTGACCCGACGATTTTACGCCCTCTAAGATCGAACCGATCACGGTCGTGAGGGTTGCGGCAGATCGCTGGCTTGGATCAAGGGAGACGGAATCAAGGACACGATCCTTCAAAAAAAGCGCCACCGACCCCGCTCTTGATGTCGTCTCGATCGCCAGTTGCAGGCTATGCTGTGCACCGCGGGATGAAGCGCGAGGATCGCCACTGGTGGGATTGTCGTTCAATTTTTATTCCCTCTACAATTCGGGTTGGACCGTTTGTCCAACGTCAACTCCATTGCTGCCCAGGAAATCACCGGTGAAGCGAGCGCTCATTAGCGACATCCACGGAAACCTCGAGGCTCTCGAGGCGGTCCTGGCCGATATTGAGACGATGTCGGTCGACGAGATTTACTGTCTCGGTGATATCATCGGCTACGGCCCCAATCCTTGCGAGTGCCTTGATCTGGTCATTCGACACTGCAAGGCGACAATCTTGGGAAATCACGACCAGGCCGCGCTTTTCGACCCGGACGGATTCAATCCGATGGCGTTGCAGGCGATCTACTGGACACGCGACCAATTGGACAACGGCCCCGGTTCGCCGGCCCAGGTCAACAAGCGATGGGACTTTCTTGGCGAACTGCCGCGCCAGATCGACGAAGGTGACTACAAATTTGTCCACGGTTCGCCACGCGACCCCACTAACGAGTACGTGTTCCCCGAGTACGTGTTCGATACGCGGAAAATGGAAATCCTATTCGGCAAAGTCACCCAGTTTTGTTTCATGGGGCATACGCACTTGCCCGGCGTGTTCACGACTGAGTGTGAATTCATTTCGCCCGACGAATGCGACCACGTCTATAAATTGGGCCGCGACAAACTGCTGATCAACGTCGGCAGCGTGGGACAACCTCGCGACGACAACAATCGATCGTGCTATGTCATCGTCGACACCGATGAAATGTCGTTGACCTACCGCCGGGTTGACTATGATCGAGACAAAACCGCTAACAAGATCTACAACGTGCCTGACCTGTCCGATGCGTTGGGCGATCGGCTAAAACACGGTCGCTGATTTCGATCGGTCGTCGTTCCTTCACTCCCGCTTTCCGCATCGCAAAAACTGTGACACGCACCGCGATTCTCAGCGACATCCACGGCAACTTGGCCGCACTCGAAGCCGTCCTCGAAGACGTTCGTGGCGAGAACGTGGACCGAATCGTTTGCCTGGGTGATGTGATCGGATACGGACCATCACCCTGCCAATGCCTGGACAAGGTGATGGAGTTTGATTTTTGTGTCTTAGGGAATCACGACAGCAGTGCGCTGTTCGATCCCGAAGGCTTTAACATGGCGGCCGAGCAGGCGATCTTTTGGACTCGGTCCCAAATCGAATGCGGCCCCGATGGCCCCGAAGCCAGCAAGCGACGGATGAAATACCTGTGTTCGCTGCCGCGACTGGTCGAAGAAGATCGCGCGATGTTCGTTCACGGTTCGCCGCGCAGCCCAACCAACGAATACGTTTTTCCAGAAGACACTCAAAATGTCAAGAAAATGGAGAAACTCTTCTCGCTGGTAACGCACGTTTGCTTTCAAGGCCACACGCATGTGCCCGGCGTCTTCACCAACGATTTGCGATTTGTCCGCCCAATCGACACAGGCTCGGGCTACGTTGTCTCGGATCCACAGCAGCGTTTTCTCATCAATGTCGGCAGCGTCGGACAACCGCGCGACGGTGATTCGCGAAGTTGCTACGCCATCTACGACGAAGAACGTGTCGAATTTCGCCGCGTGGTCTATGACGTCGAACGGACCGTCCAAGCGATCGAGGCCGAGCCCGACTTGGATGACCTATTGGGATATCGGTTGCGCGAAGGCAGATAGCACGCAGCGACGATCAAGTGGCTATCGATCGAAGACGTCAACGCCGAAAGATTCGAGCTCGGTGACATGCTTCGCTTTCGCTTTCTCGTCGATTGGGTTTTCTCCCAAATAGACTTCTAGGTAGGGCGAGAATCGTCGGTCGCGCTCAAAGTCTTTCTTGCACATGTCGACCAACGGCCCAAGATCTTTGACGCGGTTACGCGACATCATCAACATGTCCAGCTCGTTCAAAGTGGACAACGGTTGCAGCGACTCGACTTCGTTCCCCGAAATATCCAACGACGTCAGCCAACCGAATTTAGCAAGGGGCGACAGGTCGTTGATTCGATTGTTGGATACATCCAAGGACCACACTTTGGTCAGGCTAGAAAGCGGATCCAGTTTCGACACTTGGTTGTCGGCAACATAAAGCGTGCGAAGATTCGACATCGCCTCGAGCGCGGTTAGATCATCGACTTGGTTGCCGGAAAGATCCAGCAACTGCATCGACACCAACTTTTCGAGCGGCTTGAGGGCTTTGATTTTGTTGCCCGCCAGCGTGACGGACTGCAAACGCAACAGCCCAGCGATGGGCGTCAGGTCGCTGATTTGATTGTCTTCCAGATCCAACATCATCAGCGACTTGCAGTGCTCCAGGCCGCTGAGGTTTTTGATCTGCTTGCCCTTGCCAATCACGCGTGAAATGTTGGCGACGTCGGACGCCGCGATGGGTGCCTGACTGTTTCGCTTCGCGAATACCTCGGCGCGGACGGCTTCCTCAAGATTCTTGTCCGCGAAGATGGAAACCTCCGGCGGCGACTCGGGCTTTGCTTCGCTTTTGGCTTCGGGCGTTCCTTCCGCAGGCTTTACGACGGCAGGCTTGTCCTTTGCCGCTTTCTTGCCCTTCTTTTTCGGCGGATCATCGGCGAGCGAGGAATGGACGAGGACCAATGTCAACAAAAGAAACGTTGCAGAGGAGTTTGCAGAAAATCGCATGGCGGGTCGGCACGCATAAATGGAGGGAAGCTGGCTTGAACAACTTCCCACCATTGTAAATCACTGAGCGATCGGATGTCCCGGGGGTGGTACATCCTCTAGGTCGAGTGCTTTGCTCGCAGATAGATGTCCCGACTAGCGGTCGCGAGGGTCGGTCAAACCGTCTGCCAAGCGACGCAGGGCTTCGGTTTCGATCTGGCGAACGCGTTCTCGCGTCAGCCCCAGTTCGGCTCCGATTTCTTTCAACGTCTTGGGCTCGTCGCCGTCCAACCCGAATCGCAATTTCAAAACAACGGCTTCGCGCTCTTCCAGGTCGTCCAACAGTTCCATCGCGTGACGCAAGATGTCGTGATCGAGCATCTCTTCGTCGGGCGATTTCAGTCGTTCGTCCATCACCATTTCGCCCAACGACCATCCCGAATCGGTTTGATCGCTTTGCGGAGTGCTGTTGCTGATCCGGATCGCCTTGCGAATGATCGGCAACTTCTTTTTGGGCAAACCCAATACGCGTGCAACTTCTTCGTTGGTCGGCGTGCGACCGAGCTCTTCGTTCAATCGTGCGGTGGCTCGACGCCACTTGCTCAGCAGTTCGACCATGTACGCAGGGATGCGAATCGTCTTTGCACTGTTGATCAGTGCCCGTTTGATCGATTGCTTGATCCAATAGCTGGCGTAGGTGCTGAACCGTGTGCCCACCGCTGGGTCGAAGCCTTCGACGGCACGCAGCAGGCCAAGGTTGCCTTCTTCGATCAAGTCTTGCAAGCCGAGGCCTTTGCCGGTGTAGCCGCGAGCGATGTTCACCACCAATCGCAAGTTTGCACGGACCATCCGGTCACGCGCCATCACGTCGCCCTGTGCAATGCGGCCGGCAAGTTCCTGCTCGTCATCCGCCGTCAACAACGCGGTTTCGTTGATCTCGCGAAGATAAGTCTCAAGAGGCGACTGGGCCGTTCGTGACGTCGACGGGGTTTTGCGACGCGTGTTGGAAACGGCTTCCTTCAGCTCCGCGTCTTCTGAATTGACGGCTGTATCGAATTGACTCATGGATTAACGCCACGCAAGAATCGCTGGGATCGACTCGGCGTTGGTTGATGCCCAAACGGTGCCACGCAATGGCAACCAGGTGGAGGATGGTCGCCAAGCACTGTCGGTTCAATCGAACAAGAGCTGATCCCAAACCAGGGAGATGGATTGGGTGAACAAACATTTCATCGGCCCGTTGACGTTCGTTCCTGCAAGAACCATTTCCACTGACTAGATGTGACGTCCATTCCGATCGGCCCGGTTGGTTCGATAAACTCGGTTTGTCGCATCGTGTACCCGTTACTGCGACGGGTACACGATCACCGCTCAGAAATCGCTTGACATCACCGAATCACGCAAACGTTCCACAACGGAACAGCCTTACAAGCGAAGAGTGTCGCCGAAAGCTATTGAACTCTCTTGAACTCTCCGCAAGCTCCGCGGTGGATTCGAAAACGATCGGCAGTGCATTAGCCACCAAGATCATCAACAGCTTGAATGTCGGCCCACGTCAGCCCGAAACGCGCTAAGTACTTTCGCAATCGATCCGCATCGTTAGGCCGGACCTTTGCTTGCCGCGATATCTGAAACAATTCACGCCCCGCAGCCGACAAAGACTTTGATTGGCGACATACGCGAATGACGTCGGCGAGCTGACTTTGATCAAAGCGATCGATCTCGGCCACCCGCTCGCTGCCAAGGATCGACGACAAGTCGCTGGTGGGTGAATCGGCAAGCTGTGTCCTTTGCCAACTGGCCCGCAGTCGATCGATTTCCTCGGCCACCAACGGCGCAGTGATGCGACCGCCAACTGCTAGGGTCGCCATGCGAGTCACCGCAGCGTTCAGGTCGCGAAAGTTTGACTGCCATGGCGTCGACGGATCGTTGGCAAAATCGACAAATGCGGAACGAGCCTCTTTGCCGATCGTCACCTTCTGGCCACTGGCACTGGCGAACTGCTGCAGTTCGAAATCAAGGTTGGGATCGATGTCCGCGCGTCGCTCGGACAATCCGGGCAATCGAAACGACCAAAGATTGATTCGGGCCAGCAAGTCTTCACGAAACCGACCCGACGCAACGTCCGCGATCAAGTCTCGGTTTGTCCCCGCGATCAGTTGAAAGTCGCTACGCACCAAGCGATCCGATCCGACCGGCGTGAACTGTTTATCTTCGATCGCACGCAGCATCATGGCCTGTTCGTCCAAACACAATTCGCCGATCTCATCCAGAAACAACATTCCGCCGTCCGCCGATTTCAGCAGCCCCACACGATCGGAACTTGCCCCGGTAAAAGCACCTTTCACGTGGCCGAACAGCGTCGACATCGCTTGATCGCCGCGGATACATGCGCAGTTGACTTCAACCAACGGTCCCTCAATCTGGCGTCGACTCTTCTTAAGTTCGTAGATTCGTTTGGCAAGCTGTGTCTTCCCCGCACCGGTGGGTCCCGTCATCAGAATCGGTGCATTCGTTGCCAACGTGACCTGCTCGATACGATCGATCAATTGATTGAACGACTTGTCTTTCGTTTCGATGCCCCGCTTGAGAATCGATCGCGCCTCGTCGTGCTCCTGCCCGAATCGCTCGGCCAATTGATCATAGCGGGAAAGGTCCAAATCGATGATTTGATAAGTCCCCTGGACCGACGCTGCTTCTTTGCGTCGATTGCCGGGCGGCGGTGACGTTTGAAT
Above is a window of Rubripirellula tenax DNA encoding:
- a CDS encoding YkgJ family cysteine cluster protein, with amino-acid sequence MSVVSLPAKRRRSDYPEAANLCEHCTAKCCHYFALGIDEPEVRRDYDFMRWYLLHDRATLFVEDTTWYLLVHTTCKHLRDDYMCGIYETRPQICRDYTTAECEFEDDWCYEKYFESPEQIDEYADALFGPQFPEPDRKPEHSLRSRKPSGLPIA
- a CDS encoding formyltransferase family protein, which encodes MEVVITALGPDNVGLADPIIHHVTGRGARIAEIQMYDHDEAHLFAMICRIDIPTAEYEPLVDAMRQIGDHTRLAIRVWSSQRRPGRKPRLAICGTFVEHTPRAMLEAIADGTIDGEAAVLISNRKKLAGLAAEFDVPYRMIGNEQGAADDAKMVQALDDFDVDYVVLARYMRVLPPSTCWQFAGGRIVNLHHGLLPGFPGFRPYHDAYAARMLTFGATCHFIIPELDAGNQTINQRTFSVSPGTPIDDIIARGERENEPECLVEGVRRVIDREVDLHFHRVVARTTKRSD
- the tsaB gene encoding tRNA (adenosine(37)-N6)-threonylcarbamoyltransferase complex dimerization subunit type 1 TsaB is translated as MNDNPTSGDPRASSRGAQHSLQLAIETTSRAGSVALFLKDRVLDSVSLDPSQRSAATLTTVIGSILEGVKSSGQSIDFVSVASGPGSFTGLRIGVTTAKSLCYALGIPLVSVDSLAAIAAARFHADPELGEVLVALDAFRGQVFEGRFTRRMLLPSATSDLNDWSAIPDCVGVRSLSEFRSDLPTAVGSDNTPLALAGDAKPFGDAEDRRLEGTCDAIGVGILGNLAAARGDFTDPMILVPRYLKASSAEEKAAEAPGT
- a CDS encoding metallophosphoesterase family protein is translated as MKRALISDIHGNLEALEAVLADIETMSVDEIYCLGDIIGYGPNPCECLDLVIRHCKATILGNHDQAALFDPDGFNPMALQAIYWTRDQLDNGPGSPAQVNKRWDFLGELPRQIDEGDYKFVHGSPRDPTNEYVFPEYVFDTRKMEILFGKVTQFCFMGHTHLPGVFTTECEFISPDECDHVYKLGRDKLLINVGSVGQPRDDNNRSCYVIVDTDEMSLTYRRVDYDRDKTANKIYNVPDLSDALGDRLKHGR
- a CDS encoding metallophosphoesterase family protein, encoding MTRTAILSDIHGNLAALEAVLEDVRGENVDRIVCLGDVIGYGPSPCQCLDKVMEFDFCVLGNHDSSALFDPEGFNMAAEQAIFWTRSQIECGPDGPEASKRRMKYLCSLPRLVEEDRAMFVHGSPRSPTNEYVFPEDTQNVKKMEKLFSLVTHVCFQGHTHVPGVFTNDLRFVRPIDTGSGYVVSDPQQRFLINVGSVGQPRDGDSRSCYAIYDEERVEFRRVVYDVERTVQAIEAEPDLDDLLGYRLREGR
- a CDS encoding leucine-rich repeat domain-containing protein, producing the protein MTLVLVHSSLADDPPKKKGKKAAKDKPAVVKPAEGTPEAKSEAKPESPPEVSIFADKNLEEAVRAEVFAKRNSQAPIAASDVANISRVIGKGKQIKNLSGLEHCKSLMMLDLEDNQISDLTPIAGLLRLQSVTLAGNKIKALKPLEKLVSMQLLDLSGNQVDDLTALEAMSNLRTLYVADNQVSKLDPLSSLTKVWSLDVSNNRINDLSPLAKFGWLTSLDISGNEVESLQPLSTLNELDMLMMSRNRVKDLGPLVDMCKKDFERDRRFSPYLEVYLGENPIDEKAKAKHVTELESFGVDVFDR
- a CDS encoding sigma-70 family RNA polymerase sigma factor, which encodes MSQFDTAVNSEDAELKEAVSNTRRKTPSTSRTAQSPLETYLREINETALLTADDEQELAGRIAQGDVMARDRMVRANLRLVVNIARGYTGKGLGLQDLIEEGNLGLLRAVEGFDPAVGTRFSTYASYWIKQSIKRALINSAKTIRIPAYMVELLSKWRRATARLNEELGRTPTNEEVARVLGLPKKKLPIIRKAIRISNSTPQSDQTDSGWSLGEMVMDERLKSPDEEMLDHDILRHAMELLDDLEEREAVVLKLRFGLDGDEPKTLKEIGAELGLTRERVRQIETEALRRLADGLTDPRDR